The Microcebus murinus isolate Inina chromosome 9, M.murinus_Inina_mat1.0, whole genome shotgun sequence nucleotide sequence TTTGCAAGCATATTTAGCAGAAGCATTCCTCTTTTAGTCTTGCTCCACAAATACTGAACGAGGAAGAACATTGCATAAGACTCAGATCTGGCAAAAGAATCTAATGAAACCTGTCAGCTCTGTGCCACCAGCATGGCATGTCTGAAGGCTCCTGGTGACTGGATGACCATCCAACTGCACTGTCCTACCTCAGGCTTCACGTGCAAAACACTTTCTTATAACTGGTACATGCTTACCCACCAACGCAGCAGCATCGCCGGGCAAGAAAGGACTCTACACTCCCATCCCATAGAGGTAGCCTTTAGCCGAAGAAAACACACCTACCAAAGCAAAtgcacagaaagggaaactgagagcCAGCTATGCCCTTAGCAAAAGAATTGCCCAAGGCTATCTTTAAAAATGCCCTTACAATGGGTTTAAGGTAAGAAACTGTGACTGGCACACAATTTGGGAAATGCCCTTGATGAGGCAGAGCGTGGGCCACCTAACCAAGAGACCGAATAAAGGTGTGTGCTTACAAAACACATTGGCAAAGAGTGCGGGTCTAAAGTCAGGTCTGGGTCTCAGTCCCAGCTGAGTCACTAATGAGCTGTGTGACagaggcaagtcatttaacttcttcGGTTTTAGTTTCCTCACCCAGAGATGGAGAATCATAATTAAAAGCAAGCATTGTCTACTTCCCAGAGGTTGCTGAGAAGAATCAAATGAATGAGAAAGCTGTTGGAAAATACCCAGAAGTCAGGGAACtcttctattgtatgtatatgtgtatgcaaaTGAGAGCCACCTGAAAAATTACTTCATCCATTCTTGCTCACACTGAACGTATTTCCTCTTACTAACGTAGGGAACAACTGGAATGTGAGAGATTTCTGTGAAGCAGGAGGAACACGCAGCTCTTGGAGAATGGGCGCTGCTGTCACTGAGGACACGTGATCCACTTTGTGGAGGACACTCACACAGGCAAACACACCCATCCCAGCTCTGCAGGGGATCAGACCCTAAGCCTATTATTTCATGTTTACCAGGTACTAACAATATGCTAGGAGTGTCCAGAATACTGACTCCATTGTGACCAGGCAAAAGGAACCACCAACCTCCAGGACAACACATGTGGCCACCAGACACACGGGTCACCTTCCCAGTCATTTACAGGTACTCCCTTCTGCACCCTAAAGGATTTGGTAACCTTTTCCTGCATTCTCATCTGAAGACAGCAGTTAAATGTCTTCAACAAATCATCACCCCTATAGGAAACTCGAAGAAAACACCGGACTACCCTAACAAGTCCACACTGGAAAAGAGTTGCTAGCTGGCTTCCTCAGCACGCTGCAGGGAGGAGCCGACTCCAGGCTGGCTGTTTCTGCTCTCTCCCATTTGCTGCCCTTCACGCTCCTATGTCCTAGAAGCTGGATCAGCCCCTCAAACCCCGGGCAGAAAGAACATCACAGGGTTCAATAACTACAGGGATGATcaaaacaagcaaaggaaaacaaagtacAGCGTCTCTTGGTATCTGCAGAGGACTGGTTCTAGGAACCCCTGccataccaaaatccacagatgctcaagtccctgatgtaaaatggtataggatttatatataacatatgtatatcCTCTTGCATACTTGAGACcatctctagattgcttataCTACTACTATATtacaaatgctatgtaaatagttatactgtattgtttagggaataatgacaagaaaaaaagtctgtacatgttcagtgcAGATGCAAGCATCCCTTTTTTTCCCCGAACATTTTCttatccacagttggttgaatccacagatagGGAGGGCCAAGTGTACCTGGAAAGCTCTGTGCGAATTCACCCACCTTGCCAGAAAAGCCAGTACAGGGGGAGGGGCTGTAAAGAGAAACCCAGAGGGACAGCTGATTGCCTAATACCTAgtacaatggttctcaaacttcagcgtGTATCAGAAACACCTGGAGGGTGTGTGAAAACATAGAAACCCAGAGCTTCTGCGTCAGTAGCAGATGCTACTGGTTCAGGGGAACACACTTGAAAAACGACTGACACAGTAAATGGCAAAGGGTTGCCCAGTCTGTCAGTCCCACTGGCACAACTTCTGATCCtaatccatcccctcctcccaaatTAAGTCATCAGAAAACTCATAATAGGAATTAAACAGCCatgtccctcccttcctctcttctccccgtTTCCCATTCATAAACCATGCTGCTATGGATGAAGAGAACAATTCTCAAGCCATTTCTCACAAATAGTTCCCAAGGCTAAGTCTAGCTCTCACCTGTGCACAAAATGATTTTGCAAAGGGAGTGCATTAGGATGCAAAACAGAGGACACAGCAGTGCAGGACAAACACTGGAGGGTTCCCTTGGTCCAGTTCTCTGACCCTGTGCATAGTCCCTCTCTCCTCAGTGACAAGAGCGTGCCACTGGGTCAGTGCCAGGGAAACGCTGTGACCGGCTTATCTCCTCACTAATTCATCCTGATGATCTGCCACCAAGCACCATGATTTCCTGCCAAGAGTTCACTTCATGACACCACACTGCTGCCCCATCAGCCTCACCAACAACCCGGTGCAAAGGAAAGCAGCAAGTAGCCACAAACACTGCACCTCTGCGGGTAGAAGGGCAAAATTCCTCAAGACCATGATCACAGCACGTATGACCTGGAAGGGACCAtcacaaatgtttctttccttcctaatGCTTTGCATTATATAGTACACTATTTTACTAACAGCGGGAGTTACTGCCACAATAATATTGGTTTGTTTTAATGGGAGGGCTCACGGAAGTCCCTACAGAGAGCAGTGTTGTGAATAATGTCAACACTCTGTGATAAGAGCCTATCCTACAAGTTTCTTCTCCTTTTGTTCAAATGGGAAAATCTGGCcaatattcattctctctctctctcacacacacacagtcagatTTTCAGCTTGGTCTTTTCTGGCTACAGGACAGGAGAGGCTACACACAGTTGGGGCTGCAGAGTTGTGGGGCTAAAAACTGACTTCAGgttaaataaggaaaaagaatgtAGAGTGATTCATTCACAGTGTATGTGTTTGCAAATACCTGGTCATTAAGATGATTTTGTGCACACAGACAGGCATATTTGATGGAACAAATGTGGTTTTCCTTCCcattaataaaagaaatccaATTAATTCTTTTTCACAAGCAAAACTGTGCACCATTTCCCAGGCTGTCGGTGCCCAACTTGGAGTAAACCCTATGAAGTCGTGTGAGCCAAACAACATTCTCCAACCTCCACCAACACAACCTCCAATAACCCCCAAATGATGAACCAATCTCGGATATATCACATTCAAGACATGTGCCACCAGCTCGAACAGCTGTATTCAGAAAATTCTGGAGCAGAAGAACCCACCCTCAGGTGACAATACTGGCCAGATCCTCAAGAACAATGATTAAATACTCTTGTCCCCTCCCTACTCCCGAAAGAATCCACTCATGTGCATCTTCAGACAAGGCAGCATAAAAACTGCCCTAACACCCACCCCCTTGGTGGCTCGTGTCCTCACCTGTTTTCCAGGAGCGTCATGCACACCACCTCTCGCACCCCAGGGTTGTTGGCCTTCTCCACCGAGCAGCCCTGCAGGTTCCAGGTGGCCAGCCTCAGCACGGGCCGCCCGTCGCGCGTGCCTCCAAAGGCCTCCACGGAAGGCCGGGTGGAGATGATCTGCGTGGGCCCCCCGGGCGGCAGGTCCAGGTCCTCACTCTGCAGGCTGAgcgaggtggggctggggtgaggcTTGGCGGTGAAGGTCAGGCCCCCGTTGGTGTGGGTGGACGGGGGCCTGGACCTCTCGGCAAACACCTGGTGCCGTATTCTGTCCAGGAAGGCGGCACTCATGCCGTCCATCCTCACCAGGTCCTCCACGCTGCGGAAGGGCCCGTGCTCGCGGCGGAAGTCCACGATGCTGAGGGCCATCTTCTCCGAGAGGCCTCGCACACTCATGAGCTGAGCCGGGGTGGCCGTGTTGATGTTGACACGTGGGGTGAGGGGTACGGAGGTGGCCAGGTGGTGCGGCTGCTGCTCCGCCAGCAGGTCCCTCCGCAGGGAGCTGGGAGAGTGCTGTGCGGAGCTGCCTTTGCTGCTCACGCAGATCTCAAACTTGACCTGCTCCAGCTTGGTGGCGCCCACCCCGCTGACCAGGGCCAGGTCCTCCACCTTCTTGAAGCCACCGATGTACTCTCGGTACTCCACGATGCTGCGCGCCACGGCACGTGTCACCCCAGGCAGGGTCATCAGCTCCTCCTCCGTGGCTGTGTTGATGTTGAGCCGCTCCTGATTCACCAGGATATTGCTGAAGTTACAGGCCGCGCTGAACTTGCGACTATGGGACAGGTCCGAGGGGTCCCTGGGAATGGAGCGGTGGCAGCCCAGGGTGCTCCCCATGGTCGGCCAGGATCTGGGGTCCAGGAAGGCCTCACCGCCGCAGAAAAACTCGCCAGCTAGCGTGGAAGCCCAGTATACCCTACCAGCGCAGAAGAATAGAAGGTGCAGGACTTAGGGGCTGAAGATGCCACAAACTCGCACCAAGTCTTCCATGCTCAGGGTGTCCAACGTTACCTTCCACTTGGCTacctagaaaataaattaataaaagcacAAATCGAGTGAGTTAATCAATTTGTATTAGCAATCCCTACCTAGTGCTGGAGTTAGTATCCAGGAGTTCGGGGCTGGTGGTTGCCCCTGAGCCCCCGAAAACGCAGACACAGTGAAGCTGAACCCATGGGGAATTTCCGCTGGGGACGTCCGGTTTTTATCATACTGGGGTCCAGAAAGGCCAGGAGCCGCTCGTCGTAGGAGGAGACCCATCCCTGTCCGCTTCACGCCTCTGCTCCCGGCCACGGCCTCCCTCAACTCTGGGCGCGCTGGGGTCACCTGCCTACTTCAGTCACCCCCACCCGGGCCCCGGGCTCGGACAGACGGGAGGGGgcaaccccagccccacccccacccgcgtCCGACACTCAGCGCCACCTGCAACTTGGGAACTCCGTGCTCGTGGGTGCGGGCACCGAGACGGGGCTGTCGACCCCCACCGAGCGGCCGCGGCTCCCCGCGACCCACCTTTCGGCCGCGCTGCCGACGTCCGTCCCTCTTCCACCTGCGGTTCGGAAGCCCGAGCGAGCCCGGGACAGCGCGGGCCCCTGCCTCCGGGCCTGCCGCCCGCGCGGGTGCGGGTCAGTGGTCGGGCCCGGGAAGGCCCCCGCCGCCCCGTCCGCGTGCCCGGCTCTTACTGCGGGAGGAACTCTCCCGGAGCGGGCAGGAGCCGCAGGCTgcccgggggcggcggcggcgaaaTGCGGCCGCGCAGGCTGCACCGGGACCGcggcgccgccgccgctgcgTTGATCCGGGCAGACAGTCCTGCGCCCAACTCGGGAGCGGGATCCGCCAGAGCGCGTCCGGACCCCGCGCGAGCGCCGCGGCTCCGGCTCCAGTCGGCGTCAAAGCCAAAGTCCcggccgcgccgcccgcgcctcGCCAGCCGCCGCGGCCACGCCTCCTCCGCGGGGCGCCGCCCCCCGGGACTCCCGGGGCacgtgggggcggggcctgggcgcggggcggggcctggcgcaAGGGGGTGGGAGCGGAACCcggagcgcggggcggggccacGGAGCGGGGGCGGGGCCAAGGCGCGAGCGGGTGGAGCGCGGGCCCGAAATCGCGGGCCCGGCCTgggagcgcggggcggggcttAGCGACACAGGGGCGGGGCTTAGCGACACAGGGGCGGGGCCAAGGCGCGAGCGGGTGGAGCGCGGGCCCGAGATCGCGGCTCGTCCTgggagcgcggggcggggcttAGCGACACAGGGGCGGGGCCAAGGCGCGAGCGGGTGGAGCGCGGGCCCGAGATCGCGGCTCGTCCTgggagcgcggggcggggcttAGCGACacaggggcggggccggcgccgcgacggcggggcggggcggcgcaaGGCGGTCCTGGGTCTGCTCTCCCGAGCCAGGGTTGCGGCCGGGGACCCGGGGCTGGTTGTGCGGGGAAGAGGCTGTGCGCGTTGCCAGGGGCGAGACCTGCCGCTGCTTTTCGCCGGTTTGCGGCGTGGGGACGGAGGTCGGGGCAATCTGTAAGGGGGAGCATCCCTGCGGGTCCGAGGGCTCGCTCACTTTTGTAGAACGTTCCAGAGGAGACTGAATGAGATCTACTTAATTTCCACCCCCACTTTAGACCTCTTTTCTGACACCAGCGTAGCACCCTTGCTCTACTCAGATGTCCTGTAATAGCGCCAGCGACTCCCTGGGCACGCGCCGCCCTCCCGAGGGCTCGCAGGGGTCAAACGCAGCGCTGGGGCTTTGCTCGCGTAGCGCTCTGAGTGCATAAGCATATGTTTCTCTGAGTATTAAACCTAATCATGACGACGGACGCAAATGCTATTAGGAAATGGAGGCTGTTTCCCACAACCCAGAACGGTTTTGGGATCACACTGCTAAATGACAACGTAGGTGACGGTTAGAGTCTGCTGCATTTCAGTGCATACCCAGCTAGAGTGTTCGATAAAACAGACCTTGCAGTGACACTGCTTTGACCCCCCCCCCTCCCGGCCGTTTAGTGTTCTCTGAAGTTTCATCCTCAACCGATGTGACCAACGCATCTGCTTTCAGCTCCAGGGGAGCGGTCAGCAAAAATAGTAACTCTCAGGGAAGGCCGAAGGTATGTCAGGTGTGAACGGAGCGGCCGCCCACGCTTGGCAAAATGCTGCTACCTTTCTGAGGCCTGTTCCCCTGCCGTGTGTACTAGTCGTGGAAGCTAAGCCAGACTAGCGTAGACAAGAAGGGAGTTTTCCAGGCTCCCTGTGGCAAAGTTAAGGAATAGAACCTACAGCCCATACGATGTCTTCATTTTCAGGCATTCTGTTCTCACTTTGGCATGGCAAGAAggtcctcctccccccccaccctcccctcccaagCACCAGGCTACGTGTGCCACTCACTGACGTTCTGTTGTGGtaagggaaaaaaattgtttaagacCAGCAGGAAACTCCTTTTGGAGAAGAGAAAAGTCTTTGTTCAGCAGAAGACCTTGCTGGGTGGCGTGGCTATATGGAAGAACAGACTGGGGGCAAGGCCACATGGGCTAGAAGCAGAAAAACCACACATTTTGTTATCCAAACAATGAGGTTAAGAGGGGACAGTATTATTAATTTCACTGGAACAGCAGAAACAATCTGGTTTCATTCTCCGTAAACATAAGTATACACTCTCCCTTGACAGAAATGCCAAGAGTTAGCTAAATCAATGTgcataaaaaccaaaccaaaacaaaagaaaacaaagaaactcaAAAAAACGGCTGGCTTTAAAATGACTGGCCctaccaaatgttggtgaggatgtagagcaactaaaactctcatacattgctggtggacaTATAagatggtacaaccactttggaaatcactttggcagtttcttaaaaaattaaacatatacctaccatATGACTCAACCATTCCATTTATAGTTATTTACCATAGAGAAAGGAAAGCATGAAACCCAAAGACCTGAATGTGAATGTTCATAGGAGCTTTATTTGTTatagccaaaacaaaacaaaaaactaaaatctgtcagtagatgaatgaacaaattgtATTATACCCATATAATGGAATGCTGCCCAgtaataaactattaatacacaTAGCAACATtgaaaaatctcaaaatcattacactgagtgaaagaagccaggcaaagagagagagagagagagaatatttttctgattccatttatttaaaacatgagaaaatacaagctaataaaattatagagaaagCAGATGAGTGGTGGCCTGGGATGGGATAGAGGGAGGAATGGATTAAAAAGGGCACAAAGAAAACTTTGGGGGTTGATGAGAATGTTGTTTGAGAGGTGACAGTTTCATGggtatatgtgtatcaaaactgatagaattgtgtactttaaatatgtacactTTCATGTAcctcaattatacctcaataaacgttttaaaatatttttaaaattttttaaaatgctctttgaccataaaaagaaagacaggatTTTTTGTGGGGTGGGATAGTTAATCCAGGATGGAGTTGAGGAGGTTGAAGGGGGTGAAGGGGCCCAAGAAGAAGTTGAGGCAGCAGCTAACAGAAGACCAGTGAACACGCTCCAGTTTGGGCTGGCTGCCCAGGAAAGGGGGTCCCAGAGGCCTTTACGACTGCTGAAGTTCCATACTCTATTTTATCTCTGATgtagtcccccacccccacctcactcACAGACTGAGTCTTTATAAGGTACATACTGGCCTTGGACCAGTGCTGTTTAGGGGAATGAGGTAAAGGAGCTGACTCTCTCTGGGTACACTAAGGACAGGGTGAAGGGGCAGCTACAGTGCaaaaggtgggagggagaaagcTCCAGGATTCATTGGAAGCAGAAAATCAGAATGTGAGGAGACCTGGGGAAAAGTCTGACTTTCAAGAATCCTCACTGAGATTGGGCAGTTGGCTGGAGGTCCCATCTCACAAGGAATGGGGGGTTGAGCCCATTATATTTGCCCCTCAAAGGACACTAGGGCCCCTGCTGACAGCTGAGTTACATGAGGATGTCAAAGGGCAGGGATTACATCACTCCAGCCAAATGCCCCTTACCCTGACCCCACAGTTCTCACCTGCGATCTGGGCAGAGAGGTCCGAGGTCACTGGCCTTGTGCTTCTTACTCAGCAGCTTCAAAGGTAAATGGCGCTTAGCAGGGAGAGGtggtgggagaggagaagggaaagcaTTTGTCAATTTTCAATTTCAACACCACGGTGCTGGGCACTGTGTCTCCTGTGAGAAGCAAATGTCCTGATTCTTCTCTTCCCAGAGCTAAAGGGCCAACAGGACTGCAGACACTAAATCAGTGACAGCAGTGGCCGCTGGAAtacaggggagaggaagagaagacagcTGCGAATGACAAGTGACTTAGTCTGGGGACTTCCTGGAAAGTGAGGGttaagagaattttgaaagatgGGCTGGCTGGGCATGTGGTgtcttacacctgtaatcctagcactctgggagcccaaggcaggaggatcacttgaggtcaggagttctaggccaacctgagcaacagcgagaccccatctctactaaaaatacagtagcaaaaattagccaggtgtggtggtgcttgcctgtagtcccacatacttgggagtccaaggcaggaggatcacttgagccacggagtttgaggttgctgtgagctatgatgatgccactgtagtCTACCAGGGCGACAGAATGAAACTCCgtctaaaaaaaagagagaaagaaagataaatagagAAATGGTACAAAGAGTGTTACCATGAGTAAACACAATgcagtgtgattgctggatcacatggtaagagCATGTTTTGTAAGAAAgggttttgtaagaaactgcctactctcttccaaagtggctgtaccattttgcatttccaccagtaATGAATGAAAATTCTGGTTGCTTCACactggtgttgtcagtgttttggatttgggccattctattaagtgtgcaatgctattttcttgttgttttaatttgcaattcctgATGACATGTGCTGTggaccatcttttcatgtgcttaattgCCATGTGTATATCCTCTTTGATTGAGGTGTGTCTGCTAGGGTCTTTCGGCCATTTTTCAATCAGGTTgtgcattttctttctgttgagttttaagaatctttgcatatttcaaataatagtcctttatcagatatctCTTTTGCAattttctccctgtctgtctTGTCTCTCTTCTCTGATCAGTGCCTTTCACCTAGCAgcagttttaatttcaatgaagtccagcttatcaattctcTCTTTCGGGgatcatgcctttggtgttgcatctaaaaagtcatcgccaaacccaaggtcacctagattttctcctctgttaccttctaagagttttatagttttatgttttatatttaggtctgtgatctattttgagttttttatgaAAGGTGTAAGTTCTGTgtagagattcttttttttatttttttattttggtgtccAGATTTTCCAGCATGATTTGTTGAAGACTATCTTCTCTACGTTGTATTGCCTGTgatcctttgtcaaagatcagttgactctatttatgtggatctatttctgggctctctattcatTCTACtggtctatttgtctattcttacACCAATATCACACTGCCTTGATTATTGTGGCCTTAGAGTAGACCTTGAAGTTGGGTAGTATCAGGCCTCCAACTTTCCTTCTTCAATATTGAGTTGgctattctgtgtcttttttctctccatataCACATTTGAATGAGAGTGTCTGTGTCTataaaataacttgctggaattttgattgggatcGTGTTGAATCTATAGACAAAGTTGGGAAGAATTTGATAATATTGAGGCTTTATATCCATGAACATAgaatgtttatccatttatttagctttattttatttcttttatcagagttttttttttctcatatagatcTTATGCATAtcttgttagatttatacctgactatttctttttggggtgctaatgtaaatggcattgtgtttttaatttcaaattccatttgttcATTGCCAGAATGTAGGTAAGCGATTGagttttatatattaaccttgtatcctacaactttgctataattgcttataaGTTCAAGGAGTTTTTTGGTcaattgttttgaattttctacatggaaatcatgtcatctgtgaacaaagacagtttttatttcttctttctccatctgtatgccttttatttccttttcttgtcttattgcattaacTAGGACATCCAGTACAGTGCTTAAAAGGAGGGATGAGAGAAGACATTATTTCTTGGTTCCTAAACTTAGCAGAAAAGCTTCTAGTTtctcaaatttaaatataatattatctgtggggggtttttttgtagatattctctaacaagttgaggaagttctcttccattcctagtttgttgagaggttttttgtttgtttgtttgtttgttttaatcatgaatggatgttggattttttcaaatgctttttctgcatttttttttttgtatgatcatgtggttttcttctttagcttgttgaTGTGGTAGACTTTTGAATttaaaccagccttgcatacctggaataaGTCCTGCTTAGTTgtgttgtataattatttctatacattattggatttgatttgttaatattcATTTGAGGATGTTTGCATCTATCTATGTACTTGAGATATAttagtttgtagttttcttattgTAATGTGTTTGTCTGGTTTTGGCATGAAGTTTATGCTAGTATCATGGAATGCGTAAAGGAAGTAGTCCCTCTGCTTTTTCCTTCTGGCAGAGGTTCTAAAGGATTGGTATAATATCTTCCTTGAATGTTTTGTAGAATTGACCAGTGAATCCACCCAGACGTGGTGCTTTCTGctttggaaggtttttaattattgattcaatttctttagtagatATAGGCCTATTCATATTGTctattgcatatattttttaggtttttatcaaatgaagtttttaaacagaatttaatAGATACTTTTCCATGATGATGAACTAAATAAAGAGAATTGTGAAAAAATTTTGTCCATTTAAGCTCCACTTGCCTGCTTGCAGATATGCTAACCTGTTTGCCAAAGGATCATGTCCGCTAATAGAAATGGAGAGATCTAGTTCTTCTGGTCAGATACATGGATATCGAGGAAGAAGCAGCTTCCAATCATTCTTATGTGCAAACCTGCATCTGTTTCTGTTTCACAAGATGGCTTAGCATCAGCCCCTGGAATAGAGCTTGATACCACTTAGAAATAGAAAGCTCCATTCACAAACTCCACAGGACCTAGGAACCTCCTTTAAAGTTCATAGTCTACTGACTGATATATCAGTTCATTTCATGACTGATAATGGAAGACCTTTGTCATTTCCCCCAACATCTTAAATCCCTTTCCAAttggcattttatttcttatggtgCATTTGGCTGGAGATCATTGTGGCAAAGCCCCAACGAAATGAGGTGACTTCATTTACAGTAACAAAATGGAGAACATTTACCATCACAGGCACTGTGTTGCCCCTCCCACCTTCAGAATtattattacagaaaataatattcattgatCTTTAAAGTGGATATGATTATTACGCTGACA carries:
- the EEPD1 gene encoding endonuclease/exonuclease/phosphatase family domain-containing protein 1 isoform X1; amino-acid sequence: MGSTLGCHRSIPRDPSDLSHSRKFSAACNFSNILVNQERLNINTATEEELMTLPGVTRAVARSIVEYREYIGGFKKVEDLALVSGVGATKLEQVKFEICVSSKGSSAQHSPSSLRRDLLAEQQPHHLATSVPLTPRVNINTATPAQLMSVRGLSEKMALSIVDFRREHGPFRSVEDLVRMDGMSAAFLDRIRHQVFAERSRPPSTHTNGGLTFTAKPHPSPTSLSLQSEDLDLPPGGPTQIISTRPSVEAFGGTRDGRPVLRLATWNLQGCSVEKANNPGVREVVCMTLLENSIKLLAVQELLDREALEKFCAELNQPVLPNMRKWKGPRGCWKAVVAEKPSSQLQKGAGYSGFLWDAAAGVELRDATSQENSPSNGHGRPTGPSPYLARFKVGSNDLTLVNLHLAALSLPGAENPCRNHSDGHRGASFAQALQETLKGEKDVIILGDFGQGPESNDYDVLRKEKFHHLIPAHTFTNISTKNPQGSKSLDNIWISKSLKKIFTGHWAVVREGLTNPWIPDNWSWGGVASEHCPVLAEFYAEKDWSRKEGPRNGSGVTLERSEANIKHER
- the EEPD1 gene encoding endonuclease/exonuclease/phosphatase family domain-containing protein 1 isoform X2, whose product is MGSTLGCHRSIPRDPSDLSHSRKFSAACNFSNILVNQERLNINTATEEELMTLPGVTRAVARSIVEYREYIGGFKKVEDLALVSGVGATKLEQVKFEICVSSKGSSAQHSPSSLRRDLLAEQQPHHLATSVPLTPRVNINTATPAQLMSVRGLSEKMALSIVDFRREHGPFRSVEDLVRMDGMSAAFLDRIRHQVFAERSRPPSTHTNGGLTFTAKPHPSPTSLSLQSEDLDLPPGGPTQIISTRPSVEAFGGTRDGRPVLRLATWNLQGCSVEKANNPGVREVVCMTLLENSIKLLAVQELLDREALEKGAGYSGFLWDAAAGVELRDATSQENSPSNGHGRPTGPSPYLARFKVGSNDLTLVNLHLAALSLPGAENPCRNHSDGHRGASFAQALQETLKGEKDVIILGDFGQGPESNDYDVLRKEKFHHLIPAHTFTNISTKNPQGSKSLDNIWISKSLKKIFTGHWAVVREGLTNPWIPDNWSWGGVASEHCPVLAEFYAEKDWSRKEGPRNGSGVTLERSEANIKHER